A stretch of the Synechocystis sp. PCC 7338 genome encodes the following:
- a CDS encoding metal ABC transporter solute-binding protein, Zn/Mn family: MTQLFPIRKTALLVTASLAIAVSGCEPAVRETDSPTAESPATDLTVMTTILPITQFTNAVVGDRAEVIPLMPTNVDPHDFQASPADVKNLANSRVLVKNGLEMESFLEGLIANAENPNLTVIDSSGGIATISNGSGEGHSHDKTTDHNHDHDHGEAGHHDHGEFNPHIWLDPKRAIQQVKNIRDGMIAVDPEGTEIYTANAAKFIAELEALDGEITNKLAPFTGKTFVAFHDFAPYFAQSYNLKAEFMVDVPADKPAPADIKRVMDTVEASNLKTILTEPSAGEDGFEAIAKDMGVQVSIFNPIEVGGPEAVSPEYYLATMRSNVNNLATSFGASTSTSTQSVLPLGAIRSVAMVPQRVGVRF, translated from the coding sequence ATGACTCAACTTTTTCCCATTCGCAAAACTGCCCTATTGGTTACTGCTTCCCTGGCGATCGCCGTTAGTGGTTGCGAACCGGCCGTTAGGGAAACCGACAGTCCCACAGCGGAATCCCCGGCCACGGATTTAACCGTGATGACGACAATTTTGCCCATTACCCAATTTACTAATGCGGTGGTCGGCGATCGGGCCGAGGTAATTCCTTTGATGCCCACCAACGTGGATCCCCATGATTTTCAGGCCAGTCCCGCCGATGTCAAGAATTTGGCTAACTCTAGGGTTTTGGTAAAAAATGGCTTAGAAATGGAGTCCTTTTTAGAGGGCTTAATCGCCAATGCTGAGAATCCGAACCTGACCGTAATCGACTCTAGCGGCGGCATTGCCACCATTTCTAATGGGTCTGGGGAAGGCCATAGCCACGACAAAACCACTGACCATAATCACGACCATGACCACGGGGAAGCTGGACACCATGACCACGGAGAATTTAATCCCCACATTTGGCTTGATCCTAAGCGGGCCATTCAGCAGGTGAAAAACATTAGAGACGGCATGATTGCGGTAGATCCGGAGGGGACGGAAATTTACACCGCCAACGCTGCTAAATTTATCGCCGAACTGGAAGCCCTAGATGGGGAAATTACTAATAAGCTGGCTCCCTTTACCGGCAAAACCTTTGTGGCCTTCCATGATTTTGCCCCCTACTTTGCCCAGAGTTACAACCTCAAAGCAGAGTTTATGGTGGATGTGCCGGCGGATAAACCAGCCCCAGCGGACATCAAACGGGTGATGGATACGGTGGAAGCTTCTAACCTGAAAACAATTCTGACTGAGCCTAGTGCCGGGGAAGATGGCTTTGAGGCGATCGCCAAGGATATGGGGGTTCAAGTCAGTATCTTTAATCCGATCGAGGTTGGAGGCCCTGAAGCCGTTAGCCCGGAATATTACCTTGCCACCATGCGCAGTAACGTCAACAATCTGGCCACATCCTTTGGGGCATCCACCAGTACATCAACCCAGTCAGTACTTCCCCTGGGGGCAATACGGTCTGTAGCTATGGTTCCCCAGAGAGTCGGAGTGCGGTTTTAG